A single Tachypleus tridentatus isolate NWPU-2018 chromosome 9, ASM421037v1, whole genome shotgun sequence DNA region contains:
- the LOC143224823 gene encoding uncharacterized protein LOC143224823 yields the protein MMDDNGEDKIFLLRISPNTLDDGSWYLYRQHFQVPGITKSGNDPQKRQFVSWGGKRDTEDKDIQKRQFAAWGGKRNADDFEPQKRQFAAWGGKRDFVPWGGKRKLDYKYNKKDFNAWGGKRGLEPMKYDGSYE from the coding sequence ATGATGGATGACAATGGTGAAGATAAGATATTTCTTTTACGTATTTCTCCAAATACTCTGGATGATGGTTCCTGGTATCTTTACAGACAACATTTTCAAGTTCCTGGAATAACGAAGAGTGGCAATGATCCTCAGAAACGTCAGTTTGTATCTTGGGGTGGAAAAAGGGATACTGAAGACAAAGACATTCAGAAACGTCAGTTTGCCGCTTGGGGTGGAAAGAGGAATGCTGACGATTTTGAACCTCAAAAACGTCAGTTTGCCGCTTGGGGTGGAAAGAGAGATTTCGTTCCTTGGGGTGGAAAGAGAAAGCTGGACTACAAGTATAACAAGAAAGATTTTAATGCTTGGGGTGGAAAAAGAGGACTTGAGCCAATGAAATATGACGGTAGTTACGAATAA